In the Aristaeella hokkaidonensis genome, AGGCAATCTGATCGCAGAAGCTGCTAAGTTCCTCCGAGGACATAATTCTCTTTTTCTTCTTTATATCGGTCGCCATGATATGATCCTCCAAATATATCGCTTTAACCCATTCGGATTAATAATATCTTTCTGTTGTATAGGCATCCGTCTTGGAGCTGGCATTCATTTCAGCGGTAGGATCGAAGAATTCATTCTTGCCATTTACCACCGCCACGACCCAAGCATGATAGGTATTGGAACCGACCGTACCAATCATCAGGCGGGCCGGAACTCCCTGGGATCGCAGCATCGCGCATGTCATTGCCGCCAGGTCCTGGCAGATGCCCATCTTGTTGTTCCAGCAGTCATCAATCTGGGGCAGCAGTCCGGGTTTGACAGTCACGCTCTTGATGTAGTCATATACAAAGTTCTTGAGCACATATTTGCAGATCGTACCGTAAATCTCAGTCTGATCTGTCATGCCCTCACACAGTTTCTCCGCCTGCTGAACGCAAGCTGTATTCTCATTGTAGGAGACATATTGATTCGGATAGAGGAAACAACTGAGCTCATCGGGCATTTTTACGCTCAGCTTAACAGTGCCCTCTTTGGAATACTTCTTCCCGCTCACATTTTCAAAAAGAGAAATCTGATATTTTCCGTTACCAAACTGCAGCGGGAAAACCTCATACTCTCCATCACTGTTCAGGTCGTAATTCAGTTTTGCTCCTGATGTAGCAATCTGCAGTTTCAGCCTTTTGGTGGTCTTTTTTGCCTTGACCA is a window encoding:
- a CDS encoding transglutaminase-like domain-containing protein, with product MIARMGKTRFIICAALVLVVCAAVIVAACGLNLPEATGQTVKKDGKMTIDCSNMSEGYIMVKAKKTTKRLKLQIATSGAKLNYDLNSDGEYEVFPLQFGNGKYQISLFENVSGKKYSKEGTVKLSVKMPDELSCFLYPNQYVSYNENTACVQQAEKLCEGMTDQTEIYGTICKYVLKNFVYDYIKSVTVKPGLLPQIDDCWNNKMGICQDLAAMTCAMLRSQGVPARLMIGTVGSNTYHAWVVAVVNGKNEFFDPTAEMNASSKTDAYTTERYY